In the genome of Ralstonia pickettii DTP0602, one region contains:
- a CDS encoding tyrosine recombinase, translated as MTRALPVLPMNTSALPPNALASPVLPAGLSDPQLVLAWLDTKSAAGLGLRTSTRSQYELEAHRLLWYAHELGRPLRTWQVAHASSYLAFLRDPPAHAVGDGRARRASPGWRPLRGPLSEASRRQSAVIVGILFDWLVRVGALRVNPFAMVPRARARAVTGPGSQRRFLELEQVVAVFEAIEARPAPTLWAQLHKARDRLLLALLVQTGLRASEVAALTWADFELQPGRSRTFWTVRIRQAKGGDDPLVPCDNAMDELARFRRLVGLPPAPSATDTIAVIPAIGGGRQRAAPVADPLELQAMLGRPLRTRQGIYVIVRAAFAEAADRLEREHQGEQAARLHAASTHWLRHTHATQLLRAGVPVTDVQRALRHRDINTTRRYTHETLEDVARALAGKIPGAA; from the coding sequence TTGACCAGAGCCCTGCCCGTACTGCCGATGAATACCTCAGCCCTTCCGCCGAACGCACTGGCTAGCCCGGTGCTGCCAGCAGGGCTCTCCGACCCCCAACTGGTGCTCGCCTGGCTCGACACCAAGTCCGCCGCGGGTCTCGGTCTGCGCACCAGCACGCGCAGCCAGTACGAACTCGAGGCGCACCGACTGCTCTGGTACGCGCACGAGCTCGGCCGGCCGCTGCGCACCTGGCAGGTCGCGCATGCCAGCAGCTACCTTGCCTTCCTGCGCGACCCGCCCGCGCACGCAGTCGGCGACGGCCGAGCGCGCCGCGCCAGCCCTGGCTGGCGGCCGCTGCGCGGCCCGCTCTCCGAGGCGTCGCGGCGCCAGAGCGCAGTCATTGTGGGCATCCTGTTCGACTGGCTGGTACGGGTCGGCGCGCTGCGGGTCAATCCGTTCGCCATGGTTCCGCGTGCGCGTGCGCGTGCCGTTACCGGCCCGGGCTCACAGCGGCGCTTCCTCGAACTGGAACAGGTCGTCGCGGTATTCGAAGCGATCGAGGCTCGCCCGGCGCCGACGTTGTGGGCGCAACTGCACAAGGCGCGCGACCGCCTGTTGCTTGCGCTGCTGGTCCAGACCGGTTTGCGCGCCTCCGAGGTTGCCGCGCTGACGTGGGCGGACTTCGAACTCCAGCCTGGCCGGTCACGCACGTTCTGGACTGTGCGTATCCGGCAGGCGAAGGGTGGCGACGATCCGCTGGTGCCGTGCGACAACGCGATGGACGAACTGGCGCGTTTCCGACGCCTGGTGGGTCTGCCCCCCGCGCCGAGCGCCACTGACACCATCGCGGTCATCCCGGCGATCGGGGGCGGACGTCAGCGCGCCGCGCCGGTAGCCGACCCGCTCGAGCTACAAGCAATGCTGGGCCGGCCGCTCCGTACGCGCCAAGGCATCTATGTGATCGTGCGCGCGGCCTTTGCCGAGGCGGCCGATCGCCTAGAGCGAGAGCACCAAGGCGAGCAGGCGGCCAGGCTGCACGCAGCGTCGACGCACTGGCTGCGGCATACCCATGCCACGCAGCTGCTACGCGCTGGCGTGCCGGTGACCGACGTGCAGCGCGCCTTGCGACATCGCGACATCAACACTACGCGGCGGTACACCCACGAGACGCTGGAAGACGTAGCACGCGCGTTGGCCGGCAAGATTCCGGGCGCCGCGTAG